From Alphaproteobacteria bacterium, the proteins below share one genomic window:
- a CDS encoding type II secretion system F family protein, producing MTQSFLLAILVTISITVFLYVLTLSLLFPMIRARRHLRERWEEYGSAVIERWERTSKKLEDRRMRSLQVESRLKAFLAHPYPSLKMIKHLFYRSGVFPNLKLHIICQACGILIGTDAIFLTFKFSLINSFILGSSISLLGHYFYLRIKESLWKKAFINIFPLSLDIITRGLKSGMTLGRGIAMVSEEVEEPVGGEFNYMASQLQIGITPDDSLAEAAARIGIDEFRFFSLALIIQREMGGSLADILGKLCEVIRERDRFRKKVWTLSSESRATALIVGALPLVIGVLVEFISPGYMKFFFTDPTGKILLWVCAGLSFTGGFVIMRMMKVEA from the coding sequence ATGACCCAGTCTTTCCTTCTGGCAATTCTGGTTACCATTAGTATTACGGTGTTTCTCTATGTCTTAACACTTTCTCTCCTTTTCCCCATGATAAGAGCGCGTCGCCATTTGCGGGAACGTTGGGAAGAGTATGGGTCTGCTGTCATTGAACGTTGGGAGAGAACCTCAAAAAAGCTTGAGGACCGGCGCATGAGATCACTCCAAGTAGAGAGCAGATTAAAGGCTTTTCTCGCCCACCCTTACCCTTCTTTAAAAATGATAAAACATTTGTTTTATCGAAGCGGTGTCTTCCCTAATCTTAAATTGCACATCATCTGTCAGGCCTGTGGCATCCTTATCGGAACAGACGCTATCTTCTTGACGTTCAAATTCTCTTTAATCAACTCGTTTATATTGGGATCTTCCATCTCATTATTGGGACATTATTTCTATTTAAGAATCAAAGAAAGTCTGTGGAAAAAAGCATTTATCAATATTTTCCCTCTTTCCTTAGATATCATCACCCGTGGCCTCAAATCTGGTATGACACTTGGTCGTGGTATTGCCATGGTTTCAGAAGAAGTAGAAGAGCCTGTGGGAGGTGAATTTAACTACATGGCCTCCCAATTACAGATTGGTATCACCCCTGATGATTCCTTAGCGGAAGCCGCTGCTCGGATCGGCATTGATGAATTTCGATTTTTCTCATTAGCCCTCATCATTCAACGAGAGATGGGGGGAAGCCTTGCAGATATCTTAGGAAAATTGTGTGAAGTAATTCGAGAACGAGATCGCTTTCGTAAAAAAGTATGGACCCTGTCATCAGAAAGCCGTGCAACAGCCCTCATTGTCGGAGCACTCCCTCTTGTCATCGGAGTTCTGGTTGAGTTTATTAGTCCGGGGTACATGAAGTTCTTCTTCACGGATCCAACAGGGAAAATCTTGTTGTGGGTCTGTGCTGGATTATCGTTCACAGGTGGTTTTGTTATTATGCGCATGATGAAGGTGGAGGCGTAA